The proteins below come from a single Drosophila miranda strain MSH22 chromosome Y unlocalized genomic scaffold, D.miranda_PacBio2.1 Contig_Y1_pilon, whole genome shotgun sequence genomic window:
- the LOC117191788 gene encoding muscle-specific protein 20-like gives MSLERAVRAKISGKRNPEMDKEAPEWVESIIGEKFPAGQAYEDVLKDGQVLCKLINILSPNAVPKVNSSGGQFKFMENINNFQKALKEYSVPDIDVFQTVDLYEKKDIANVTNTIFALGRATYKHDDFKGPFLGPKPADECKRDFTDEQLKAGQTIVGLQAGSNKGATQAGQNLGTVRKILLGK, from the exons aTGTCTCTTGAACGTGCTGTTCGTGCCAAG ATTTCCGGCAAGCGCAATCCCGAGATGGACAAGGAGGCTCCGGAGTGGGTGGAGTCCATCATTGGTGAGAAGTTCCCCGCCGGCCAGGCCTACGAGGATGTGCTCAAGGACGGCCAGGTGCTGTGCAAGCTGATCAACATCCTGTCCCCCAATGCCGTGCCCAAGGTCAACTCCTCGGGCGGCCAGTTCAAGTTCATGGAGAACATCAACAACTTCCAGAAGGCTCTCAAGGAGTACAGTGTGCCCGACATCGATGTCTTCCAGACAGTTGATCTCTACGAGAAGAAGGACATTGCCAATGTCACCAACACCATCTTCGCCCTGGGCCGTGCT ACCTACAAGCACGACGACTTCAAGGGTCCCTTCCTGGGCCCCAAGCCCGCCGATGAGTGCAAGCGCGACTTCACCGACGAGCAGCTGAAGGCCGGCCAGACCATTGTCGGTCTCCAGGCTGGCTCCAACAAGGGTGCCACCCAGGCCGGCCAGAACCTTGGCACTGTCCGCAAAATTCTGCTCGGCAAGTAA